The following coding sequences are from one Pseudonocardia sp. EC080619-01 window:
- a CDS encoding RidA family protein, whose product MSGAVTEVRTRLAELSLELPEPGPPRYAYEPAVRAGDLLFVSGQISRTAGGKVLGGRLGDGAGVAEGIAAARAAALNLLARIDAAVGLEDVVRIVKLNAWVASDPGATNQPEAADGASQLLIDVLGDAGRHARTALPAPVLPQGALVELDATVLVRG is encoded by the coding sequence ATGAGCGGCGCCGTGACGGAGGTCCGCACGCGGCTGGCCGAGCTGTCCCTGGAACTGCCCGAGCCGGGGCCACCGAGATACGCCTACGAGCCCGCCGTACGGGCCGGCGACCTGCTCTTCGTCTCCGGGCAGATCTCCCGCACGGCCGGCGGGAAGGTCCTCGGCGGCCGGCTGGGTGACGGCGCCGGCGTGGCCGAAGGGATCGCGGCGGCCCGCGCCGCCGCGCTCAACCTCCTGGCCCGGATCGACGCCGCGGTCGGCCTGGAGGACGTGGTGCGGATCGTCAAGCTGAACGCCTGGGTCGCGAGCGACCCGGGCGCGACGAACCAGCCCGAGGCCGCCGACGGGGCCTCACAGCTGCTGATCGACGTCCTCGGCGACGCAGGCCGGCACGCCCGCACCGCGCTGCCCGCACCCGTCCTGCCGCAGGGTGCGCTCGTCGAGCTCGACGCCACGGTCCTCGTGCGGGGGTGA
- a CDS encoding M24 family metallopeptidase, with protein sequence MLHLTADPAQVEQRYGLDARRSLLFSAIRLDSHPLVAPLIAERDGERVLLVRQQEQGNALSAGVPKEQIRFYAPWVTIDPRIVADTPAAASLAALVSEVADDGRVHLAADVVLAHHRALTGAGTLEVTADDRAPAPVVVHEVDTAAVLARFAGWRTEGVRVARELIEGVEHLDGLADELSATEDTRFTALTALARERGLDAVLLAATPDYTEVTGQAGPDGAVALWIPASERLFVLAPEGAPDLPGAAVGSYPSAGAAVVALGPGPRTGVEEEFVGIGLARELERAGAEPVGVSADLGHWRDVRDHEDLAFQVVAARTSVFAIEAALAWAEQGIDDGRRFTELDIHAVYLEKIAEFRAANGIPFGIEPYFTNLHSSNRMLFPGPPVDFPIDSTTTCIQLDAGVRVVVDGVTVATSDMARSLPRTAAAKEAYAFFFDVVREGIIGQLRPGVVCEDVHEGTLRYLAPHLERMRAIGMLGTEIDFDTEYRKRNVGHLMGKQESFANELRPGYKHVLQVGSYGAAEIPWRYDDAAIGTEDLWYVGRDRTYVVSKR encoded by the coding sequence ATGTTGCACCTCACCGCGGACCCCGCACAGGTCGAGCAGCGCTACGGGCTCGACGCGCGCCGGAGCCTGCTGTTCTCCGCGATCCGGCTCGACTCCCACCCGCTCGTCGCCCCGCTGATCGCGGAGCGCGACGGGGAGCGCGTCCTGCTCGTCCGGCAGCAGGAGCAGGGGAACGCGCTCTCGGCGGGCGTGCCGAAGGAGCAGATCCGGTTCTACGCCCCGTGGGTCACGATCGACCCGCGGATCGTCGCGGACACCCCGGCCGCGGCCTCACTGGCCGCCCTGGTCTCCGAGGTCGCCGACGACGGCCGGGTACACCTCGCCGCCGACGTCGTGCTGGCCCACCACCGTGCGCTCACCGGCGCCGGGACGCTGGAGGTGACCGCGGACGACCGGGCCCCGGCCCCGGTCGTCGTGCACGAGGTCGACACCGCCGCGGTGCTGGCCCGGTTCGCCGGGTGGCGCACCGAGGGCGTCCGGGTCGCCCGGGAGCTGATCGAGGGGGTCGAGCACCTCGACGGCCTGGCGGACGAGCTGTCCGCCACCGAGGACACCCGGTTCACCGCCCTGACGGCGCTGGCCCGCGAGCGCGGGCTCGACGCCGTGCTGCTCGCCGCCACCCCCGACTACACCGAGGTGACCGGGCAGGCCGGACCGGACGGAGCCGTCGCGCTGTGGATCCCGGCGTCGGAGCGGCTGTTCGTCCTCGCCCCCGAGGGCGCCCCCGATCTCCCGGGGGCGGCGGTCGGCAGCTACCCGTCGGCCGGCGCCGCGGTCGTCGCGCTGGGCCCCGGACCCCGGACCGGGGTCGAGGAGGAGTTCGTCGGGATCGGGCTCGCCCGCGAGCTGGAGCGCGCGGGCGCCGAGCCGGTCGGGGTCTCGGCCGACCTCGGTCACTGGCGCGACGTGCGCGACCACGAGGACCTGGCCTTCCAGGTCGTCGCCGCCCGCACCAGCGTGTTCGCGATCGAGGCCGCGCTGGCGTGGGCCGAGCAGGGCATCGACGACGGCCGCCGGTTCACCGAGCTCGACATCCACGCCGTGTACCTGGAGAAGATCGCCGAGTTCCGGGCCGCGAACGGGATCCCCTTCGGGATCGAGCCGTACTTCACCAACCTGCACTCGTCGAACCGGATGCTGTTCCCCGGCCCGCCGGTGGACTTCCCGATCGACTCCACGACGACCTGCATCCAGCTCGACGCCGGTGTCCGGGTCGTCGTGGACGGCGTCACCGTCGCCACCTCCGACATGGCCCGTTCGCTGCCGCGCACCGCCGCGGCGAAGGAGGCGTACGCCTTCTTCTTCGACGTCGTGCGGGAGGGCATCATCGGTCAGCTGCGGCCGGGCGTCGTGTGCGAGGACGTCCACGAGGGGACGCTGCGCTACCTGGCACCGCACCTGGAACGCATGCGCGCCATCGGGATGCTCGGCACCGAGATCGACTTCGACACCGAGTACCGCAAGCGGAACGTCGGCCATCTGATGGGCAAGCAGGAGTCGTTCGCCAACGAGCTGCGGCCCGGGTACAAGCACGTCCTGCAGGTCGGGTCGTACGGAGCGGCCGAGATCCCGTGGCGCTACGACGACGCGGCCATCGGCACCGAGGACCTCTGGTACGTCGGTCGCGACCGGACCTACGTGGTGAGCAAGCGATGA
- a CDS encoding ABC transporter ATP-binding protein, translating to MNHEYAISVSNVGKTYRSRDGADNTVLKGLDFHVEPGQFVSIVGQSGSGKTTLLKTISGLQDPTEGEILVKGRPIREGVEDIAMVFQSPVLLPWRNNLDNVLLPLEFRGTRDGEAERYARELLDMVGLGDRATRYSYELSGGMQQRVAICRALVSHPELLLMDEPFGALDAMTRDSMNIEIQRIWRTTGCSVLFVTHSIPEAVWLADRVVVVGDRPGRIVADVEIDLPRPRGKEHRFSPAFSDYATEIESHIGVTAGIS from the coding sequence ATGAACCACGAGTACGCGATCTCGGTCAGCAACGTCGGCAAGACCTACCGCTCCCGGGACGGGGCGGACAACACCGTCCTGAAGGGACTCGACTTCCACGTCGAGCCGGGGCAGTTCGTCTCGATCGTCGGGCAGTCCGGCAGCGGGAAGACCACCCTGCTCAAGACGATCTCCGGGCTGCAGGACCCGACCGAGGGCGAGATCCTCGTGAAGGGCCGCCCGATCAGGGAGGGCGTCGAGGACATCGCGATGGTGTTCCAGAGCCCGGTGCTGCTGCCCTGGCGCAACAACCTCGACAACGTGCTGCTGCCGCTGGAGTTCCGGGGCACCCGCGACGGCGAGGCCGAGCGCTACGCCCGCGAGCTGCTCGACATGGTCGGGCTCGGAGACCGGGCGACCCGCTACTCCTACGAGCTCAGCGGTGGCATGCAGCAGCGGGTCGCGATCTGCCGGGCGCTGGTGTCACACCCCGAGCTGCTGCTGATGGACGAGCCGTTCGGTGCGCTCGACGCCATGACCCGGGACTCGATGAACATCGAGATCCAGCGGATCTGGCGCACCACCGGCTGCAGCGTCCTGTTCGTCACGCACAGCATCCCCGAGGCGGTGTGGCTCGCCGACCGCGTCGTCGTGGTCGGGGACCGCCCCGGCCGCATCGTCGCCGACGTCGAGATCGACCTGCCGCGCCCCCGCGGCAAGGAGCACCGCTTCTCCCCGGCGTTCTCCGACTACGCGACCGAGATCGAGTCGCACATCGGCGTCACCGCCGGCATCAGCTGA
- a CDS encoding ABC transporter substrate-binding protein, translating into MEAAHQVTAGSRVRRSAVALGAIVALLALTACGSGSGRERMSLMLDVGWLPKHALFVSAVERGFFEAEGIDLEVMPGSGSTNTVTSVDVGRVDAGWADYGATVVSQGRGAAVKQVNQVQARSAYAVVALAGTGIDGWEDLPGKTVATEGAGAMTAMWPYSLSRLGLTEDDVNVVHATSAAKIPGLLAGQWDANLALYVSDQPAIDALDRRATVLKWSDLGIDLYGNGIVFSDEKLRTAPDQVKRFNRAVQKGYLWACGHPQEAAQDFQKEVSGFEDRTIVLAINEQCALNWGPDGAGDFGVMDDASVQNMIDVAHRFLGLDPDARLTPADVYSNDYLTPLHRGDAIPTP; encoded by the coding sequence GTGGAAGCGGCACACCAGGTGACGGCGGGGAGCCGGGTCCGCCGGTCCGCCGTCGCGCTCGGGGCGATCGTCGCCCTGCTGGCGCTGACCGCGTGCGGCAGCGGCAGCGGCCGCGAGCGCATGTCGCTGATGCTCGACGTCGGCTGGCTGCCCAAGCACGCTCTGTTCGTCTCGGCTGTCGAACGGGGCTTCTTCGAGGCCGAGGGCATCGACCTCGAGGTCATGCCCGGTTCGGGATCCACCAACACCGTCACCTCGGTCGACGTCGGCCGGGTCGACGCCGGCTGGGCCGACTACGGCGCCACCGTCGTGAGCCAGGGCCGTGGTGCGGCCGTCAAGCAGGTCAACCAGGTCCAGGCCCGGTCGGCCTACGCCGTCGTCGCGCTCGCCGGTACCGGCATCGACGGCTGGGAGGACCTCCCCGGCAAGACCGTCGCCACCGAGGGTGCCGGCGCGATGACCGCCATGTGGCCCTACTCGCTGAGCAGGCTCGGGCTCACCGAGGACGACGTGAACGTCGTGCACGCCACGAGCGCCGCCAAGATCCCTGGGCTGCTGGCCGGACAGTGGGACGCCAACCTCGCGCTCTACGTCTCCGACCAGCCCGCGATCGACGCGCTGGACCGCCGGGCTACCGTCCTGAAGTGGTCGGACCTGGGCATCGACCTCTACGGCAACGGGATCGTCTTCTCCGACGAGAAGCTGCGCACGGCCCCGGACCAGGTGAAGCGGTTCAACCGGGCCGTGCAGAAGGGCTACCTCTGGGCCTGCGGGCACCCGCAGGAGGCCGCGCAGGACTTCCAGAAGGAGGTCAGCGGCTTCGAGGACCGCACGATCGTCCTGGCGATCAACGAGCAGTGCGCCCTGAACTGGGGCCCGGACGGGGCCGGCGACTTCGGCGTGATGGACGACGCGAGCGTCCAGAACATGATCGACGTCGCCCACCGGTTCCTCGGGCTGGACCCGGACGCCCGGCTGACACCGGCCGACGTCTACAGCAACGACTACCTCACCCCGCTGCACCGCGGCGACGCCATCCCGACGCCGTGA
- a CDS encoding ABC transporter permease, translating to MATPDVRPKDRSGPSAPADRPAEQPARRRGPRRDSVMAGVKAVVGILGLFAVWELVVALTDPPEYLLVGPVSAFVELAGRPGYFAENTVITLQEALAGFALGTALGVLCGAALHYSTTIRSFLYPALIAIDTIPKVALAPLFIVWFGFGFESKAFVAMAIAFFPLVINTYDGLGSVPHELQELARINRASAWKRMTKIEFIYAIPSILSGAKISISLAVGGAVVGEFIAGSKGLGYVIMLANSQVDLPSMFAAFIVLAAIALALFFLVDLAGRKLVPWKRHTR from the coding sequence GTGGCGACTCCTGACGTCAGACCGAAGGACCGCAGCGGGCCCTCCGCCCCGGCGGACCGTCCCGCCGAGCAGCCCGCCCGCCGCCGGGGACCCCGGCGCGACTCCGTCATGGCGGGGGTCAAGGCCGTCGTCGGCATCCTCGGCCTGTTCGCGGTGTGGGAGCTCGTCGTCGCGCTCACCGACCCGCCGGAGTACCTGCTGGTCGGTCCGGTCTCGGCCTTCGTCGAGCTGGCCGGGCGGCCGGGCTACTTCGCCGAGAACACGGTCATCACGCTGCAGGAGGCGCTCGCCGGGTTCGCGCTCGGCACCGCACTGGGTGTGCTGTGCGGCGCCGCGCTGCACTACTCGACGACGATCCGGAGCTTCCTCTACCCGGCGCTCATCGCGATCGACACCATCCCGAAGGTGGCGCTGGCGCCGCTGTTCATCGTGTGGTTCGGCTTCGGGTTCGAGTCGAAGGCGTTCGTGGCGATGGCCATCGCGTTCTTCCCGCTCGTGATCAACACCTACGACGGCCTCGGGTCGGTCCCGCACGAGCTGCAGGAACTGGCGCGGATCAACAGGGCCTCCGCGTGGAAGCGGATGACCAAGATCGAGTTCATCTACGCGATCCCGTCGATCCTCTCCGGCGCGAAGATCTCGATCTCGCTCGCGGTCGGTGGCGCCGTCGTCGGTGAGTTCATCGCCGGTTCGAAGGGGCTGGGGTACGTGATCATGCTGGCGAACAGCCAGGTCGACCTGCCGTCGATGTTCGCGGCGTTCATCGTGCTCGCCGCGATCGCGCTGGCGCTGTTCTTCCTGGTGGACCTCGCCGGGCGCAAGCTCGTCCCGTGGAAGCGGCACACCAGGTGA
- a CDS encoding aldehyde dehydrogenase (NADP(+)), which translates to MTAPPTTRPTGAMIIGGAPVAGAGDDGISSTDPRTGTALEPAWPAASTGQLDRACALAAEAFPVYRALPVERRAGFLERIADLLDERRDALVERAHAETALPVPRLTGEVGRTSGQLRLFAEELRTGTWQGARIDPARPGRTPLPRADIRQRRIPLGPVAVFGASNFPLAFSTAGGDTASALAAGCPVVVKAHQAHLGTAELVARAIAEAAADTGMPDGVFAQLVGSGTGIGAQLVADPRIRAVGFTGSRAGGLAIAATAAARPVPIPVYAEMSSINPVVLLPGALAGRGAELGAAFAASLTLGAGQFCTNPGLLLAVEGPGLDAFVAAAADVVAGDTGATMLTTGIAGHYAAAGDAVAGRPGVSERARGTRSGEAASGAARLLSVPAERFLADPQLQCEVFGATSLLVRCADLVELTAAVAVLEGQLTATVHADAADHDAARRLLPLLEERAGRILFDGWPTGVEVGHAMVHGGPFPATTDPRSTSVGTLAIERFLRPVAYQDVPQALLPAELADDNPDRVWRRTDGEPGRGPVAD; encoded by the coding sequence ATGACCGCTCCCCCCACGACCCGCCCGACCGGAGCCATGATCATCGGTGGCGCGCCGGTGGCCGGTGCTGGCGACGACGGGATCAGTTCCACCGACCCCCGTACCGGGACCGCGCTGGAGCCCGCCTGGCCCGCGGCGTCCACCGGCCAGCTCGACCGGGCCTGCGCACTGGCCGCCGAGGCGTTCCCGGTCTATCGGGCGCTCCCGGTGGAGCGCCGGGCCGGCTTCCTCGAACGCATCGCCGACCTGCTCGACGAGCGCCGGGACGCGCTGGTCGAGCGGGCGCACGCCGAGACCGCCCTGCCCGTCCCGCGGCTGACCGGTGAGGTCGGGCGCACCAGCGGCCAGCTGCGCCTGTTCGCCGAGGAGCTGCGGACCGGCACCTGGCAGGGCGCCCGGATCGATCCCGCCCGGCCCGGCCGCACGCCGCTGCCGCGGGCGGACATCCGGCAGCGCCGGATCCCGCTCGGTCCGGTCGCCGTGTTCGGCGCGAGCAACTTCCCCCTCGCGTTCTCGACCGCGGGCGGGGACACCGCGTCCGCGCTGGCCGCCGGCTGCCCGGTCGTCGTCAAGGCGCACCAGGCCCACCTCGGTACGGCCGAGCTCGTGGCCCGCGCGATCGCCGAGGCGGCCGCGGACACCGGCATGCCGGACGGCGTCTTCGCCCAGCTGGTCGGCAGCGGCACTGGGATCGGCGCGCAGCTGGTCGCCGACCCCCGGATCCGCGCGGTCGGATTCACCGGCTCCCGCGCCGGCGGCCTCGCGATCGCCGCGACGGCCGCCGCCCGCCCGGTCCCGATCCCGGTCTACGCCGAGATGAGCAGCATCAACCCGGTGGTGCTGCTGCCCGGCGCGCTGGCGGGGCGCGGCGCCGAGCTAGGCGCCGCCTTCGCCGCCTCGCTCACGCTCGGGGCCGGGCAGTTCTGCACCAACCCCGGCCTGCTGCTGGCCGTCGAGGGCCCGGGGCTCGACGCGTTCGTCGCGGCGGCCGCGGACGTGGTGGCCGGTGACACCGGCGCGACCATGCTCACCACCGGGATCGCCGGCCACTACGCCGCCGCCGGTGACGCGGTGGCCGGACGTCCCGGTGTGTCCGAACGGGCCCGTGGCACCCGGTCCGGGGAGGCCGCCTCCGGGGCCGCGAGGCTGCTCTCGGTACCGGCGGAGCGCTTCCTCGCCGACCCGCAGTTGCAGTGCGAGGTGTTCGGAGCCACGTCCCTGCTGGTCAGGTGCGCCGACCTCGTCGAGCTCACCGCGGCGGTCGCCGTGCTGGAGGGCCAGCTGACCGCGACCGTGCACGCCGACGCCGCCGACCACGACGCGGCCCGGCGGTTGCTGCCGCTGCTGGAGGAGCGGGCGGGGCGCATCCTGTTCGACGGCTGGCCGACCGGGGTCGAGGTCGGGCACGCCATGGTGCACGGGGGACCCTTCCCCGCCACCACGGACCCGCGCAGCACCTCGGTGGGGACCCTCGCGATCGAGCGGTTCCTCCGGCCGGTCGCCTACCAGGACGTGCCGCAGGCACTGCTGCCCGCCGAGCTCGCCGACGACAACCCCGACCGGGTGTGGCGGCGGACCGACGGCGAGCCCGGCCGGGGGCCGGTCGCCGACTGA
- the kdgD gene encoding 5-dehydro-4-deoxyglucarate dehydratase, with translation MPAIAPSELAQRLGSGLLSFPVTHFTRDLAFDEPAYRDNIVRLGKYEVAGLFAAGGTGEFFSLTPQEVGRVVRAAVGSAPEDTPIVAPAGHGTAQAIGFARDAEAAGADGLLLFPPYLTEASTDGLVAHVRAVCEATSLGVVIYSRANAVYTPEAVAELAGTCPNLVGFKDGVGDLESITRIHSRLGDRLVYIGGLPTAETFALPYLELGVTTYSSAIFNFLPEFALAFYAAVRAGDRATVRRLLDEVVLPYTAVRDRKPGYAVSIVKAGMELTGHPAGPVRPPLTDLDERERALLAEVVAASRTVTG, from the coding sequence ATGCCCGCCATCGCTCCCAGCGAGCTCGCCCAGCGTCTCGGCTCGGGGCTGCTGTCCTTCCCCGTCACCCACTTCACCCGCGATCTGGCGTTCGACGAGCCCGCCTACCGGGACAACATCGTCCGACTCGGCAAGTACGAGGTGGCGGGCCTGTTCGCGGCCGGCGGGACCGGCGAGTTCTTCTCGCTGACCCCGCAGGAGGTCGGCCGCGTCGTCCGCGCCGCGGTCGGGAGCGCACCGGAGGACACCCCGATCGTCGCGCCGGCGGGCCACGGCACCGCCCAGGCGATCGGCTTCGCCCGGGACGCCGAGGCCGCAGGTGCCGACGGGCTGCTGCTCTTCCCGCCCTACCTCACCGAGGCCTCGACCGACGGACTCGTCGCACACGTCCGCGCGGTCTGCGAGGCCACCTCGCTCGGCGTGGTGATCTACAGCCGGGCGAACGCCGTGTACACCCCCGAGGCCGTGGCCGAGCTGGCCGGCACCTGCCCGAACCTGGTCGGGTTCAAGGACGGCGTCGGCGACCTGGAGTCGATCACCCGGATCCACTCCCGCCTCGGTGACCGCCTCGTCTACATCGGGGGCCTGCCGACCGCGGAGACCTTCGCGCTGCCGTACCTCGAGCTGGGCGTCACGACCTACAGCTCGGCGATCTTCAACTTCCTGCCCGAGTTCGCGCTGGCGTTCTACGCCGCCGTCCGGGCCGGTGACCGGGCGACCGTCCGCCGCCTGCTCGACGAGGTCGTGCTGCCCTACACCGCCGTCCGCGACCGCAAGCCCGGCTATGCGGTGAGCATCGTCAAGGCCGGGATGGAGCTGACCGGGCACCCGGCCGGTCCCGTCCGCCCGCCGCTGACCGATCTCGACGAGCGTGAGCGTGCCCTGCTGGCGGAGGTCGTCGCGGCCTCCCGAACGGTCACCGGCTGA
- a CDS encoding LysR family transcriptional regulator: protein MFTLSQLKSFVAVAETLHYGRAAERLSMTQPPLTRRIQLLERELGVELFDRTGRTVRPTAAGRAFLADARRILGLSTQAALAVRRVPTGEVGTVALGFTASAAHSVLDTVVDAIRSHLPGVDLVLRERVSGTQLEELRSGELDLVLVRPPVPASGVGQHLLHREALLAAVPAGHHLADPARPLHLHDLDGLPFVMYSPTEARYFHEVLVGVFRGAGVAPRYVHHLSQVHTILALVRAGLGLALVPHAATALGLDGVVLRPVVGLAGEPVELVAAWRTNDENPALRAVREIVVTATATGRRGGPGGP from the coding sequence GTGTTCACGCTCAGCCAGCTCAAGAGCTTCGTCGCGGTCGCCGAGACGCTCCACTACGGACGGGCGGCCGAGCGGCTGTCGATGACCCAGCCGCCGCTGACCCGGCGGATCCAGCTCCTGGAACGTGAGCTGGGGGTCGAGCTGTTCGACCGCACCGGCCGGACCGTGCGGCCCACCGCTGCCGGGCGGGCCTTCCTGGCCGACGCCCGCCGGATCCTCGGCCTGTCGACCCAGGCCGCACTCGCCGTCCGGAGGGTGCCGACCGGGGAGGTCGGGACGGTGGCGCTCGGCTTCACCGCGTCGGCCGCACACTCGGTGCTGGACACCGTGGTGGACGCGATCCGTTCCCACCTGCCGGGGGTGGATCTCGTCCTGCGCGAGCGGGTCTCCGGGACCCAGCTGGAGGAGCTCCGGTCCGGGGAACTCGATCTCGTGCTGGTACGCCCGCCGGTCCCGGCGTCCGGCGTCGGCCAGCACCTGCTGCACCGGGAGGCGTTGCTCGCCGCGGTTCCGGCAGGCCACCACCTGGCCGACCCGGCCCGCCCCCTGCACCTGCACGACCTCGACGGCCTGCCGTTCGTCATGTACTCACCGACCGAGGCCCGGTACTTCCACGAGGTGCTCGTCGGGGTGTTCCGCGGCGCAGGTGTGGCACCGCGGTACGTGCACCACCTCAGCCAGGTGCACACGATCCTGGCCCTGGTCCGGGCCGGGCTGGGGCTGGCGCTCGTCCCGCACGCGGCGACCGCCCTCGGGCTCGACGGTGTCGTGCTCCGGCCGGTCGTGGGCCTCGCCGGGGAGCCGGTCGAGCTCGTCGCGGCCTGGCGCACGAACGACGAGAACCCCGCCCTGCGCGCCGTGCGCGAGATCGTCGTGACCGCGACGGCGACCGGCAGGCGGGGTGGGCCCGGGGGGCCGTGA
- the pcaD gene encoding 3-oxoadipate enol-lactonase, protein MTSLEQRIARLETLEEIRTLDARYCRALDDGDWDTLVSLFTDDGEFTGLGHARGRPGLRRFFAGLAGNGLTAFWHHVTNLEIELDGGAPGRARARSFLWQPCVLDGVPHVAAGRYTDTLVRVAGAWRYRSKQVSFDYFAPLDEGWDRARFTVDAAAGTRTPGDTPEPPRPDHAPIALHHRTDGPADGPVLVLGPSLGTDLHLFDAQVAELASAYRIVRYDLPGHGGSPAPDGPYTVAGLARDVLALLDGLGIGRFHHAGVSLGGAIGLQLALDRPDRVASLTVVASAARFAEPSEWPRRARVVRAQGTGAMVTSRPGTWFTHDFVRRRNGEAVRLLAMLQATTAEGYAGCCEAIGEFDVRRRLAGITAPTLAVAGAADPATPPEMLKAIANGVRDGHYVILDGAAHLPNVERADEVTRALAEHLGRCSEAPATR, encoded by the coding sequence ATGACGTCGCTGGAACAGCGGATCGCCCGGCTGGAGACGCTGGAGGAGATCCGCACGCTCGACGCCCGCTACTGCCGGGCCCTCGACGACGGCGACTGGGACACCCTCGTCTCCCTCTTCACCGACGACGGCGAGTTCACCGGCCTCGGCCACGCCCGCGGGCGTCCCGGGCTGCGCCGGTTCTTCGCCGGGCTCGCCGGGAACGGGCTCACCGCGTTCTGGCACCACGTCACCAACCTGGAGATCGAGCTCGACGGCGGTGCCCCGGGCCGGGCGCGCGCCCGGTCGTTCCTGTGGCAGCCGTGCGTGCTGGACGGGGTCCCGCACGTCGCGGCGGGCCGGTACACCGACACCCTCGTGCGCGTCGCCGGTGCCTGGCGGTACCGGTCGAAGCAGGTGTCGTTCGACTACTTCGCCCCGCTCGACGAGGGCTGGGACCGCGCCCGGTTCACCGTGGACGCGGCCGCGGGGACCCGCACCCCCGGTGACACCCCGGAACCGCCCCGGCCGGACCACGCGCCGATCGCGCTGCACCACCGCACCGACGGCCCGGCCGACGGCCCGGTGCTGGTGCTCGGCCCGTCGCTCGGCACCGACCTGCACCTGTTCGACGCCCAGGTCGCCGAGCTCGCGAGCGCCTATCGGATCGTCCGCTACGACCTGCCCGGTCACGGCGGGAGCCCCGCCCCGGACGGCCCCTACACGGTCGCGGGCCTCGCCCGCGACGTGCTCGCCCTGCTCGACGGGCTCGGCATCGGCCGCTTCCACCACGCGGGGGTGTCGCTGGGCGGCGCGATCGGCCTGCAGCTCGCGCTCGACCGGCCCGACCGGGTCGCGTCGCTGACCGTCGTCGCGTCGGCGGCGCGGTTCGCTGAGCCCTCGGAGTGGCCGCGGCGGGCGAGGGTGGTGCGCGCCCAGGGAACCGGGGCGATGGTCACCAGCCGGCCGGGCACCTGGTTCACCCACGACTTCGTCCGCCGGCGCAACGGCGAGGCGGTGCGGTTGCTCGCGATGCTGCAGGCCACGACGGCCGAGGGCTACGCGGGGTGCTGCGAGGCGATCGGGGAGTTCGACGTCCGGCGCCGCCTCGCCGGGATCACCGCACCGACGCTGGCCGTCGCGGGCGCCGCCGACCCGGCGACGCCGCCGGAGATGCTGAAGGCGATCGCGAACGGCGTCCGCGACGGGCACTACGTGATCCTCGACGGCGCGGCGCACCTGCCGAACGTGGAACGGGCCGACGAGGTCACCCGCGCGCTCGCCGAGCACCTCGGCCGCTGCTCGGAGGCCCCTGCCACCCGGTGA